A region from the Pelagovum pacificum genome encodes:
- a CDS encoding pyruvate dehydrogenase complex dihydrolipoamide acetyltransferase codes for MPTEILMPALSPTMEEGTLAKWLVKEGDTVSSGDLLAEIETDKATMEFEAVDEGTIGKILVEEGTEGVKVNQPIAVLLEEGESADDIGETSSEPKPADEPTGGEAAPVEEQEDKPEAGMGVPGPKDGDGAKSSSSGGPAPKDDKGGRIFASPLARRIAKDKGIELSDVKGSGPKGRIVKADVESFEPSKAAPKSDEAPKSKEAASAATAPAGMSADAVAKMYEGREYEEVKLDGMRRTIASRLTEAKQTIPHFYLRRDIQLDALLKFRSQLNKQLEAKNVKLSVNDFIIKACALALQEVPDANAVWAGDRILKLKPSDVAVAVAIEGGLFTPVLKDAHQKSLSALSAEMKDLASRARDKKLAPHEYQGGSFAISNLGMFGIDNFDAVINPPHGSILAVGAGVKKPVVGEDGELTTATVMSTTLSVDHRVIDGALGAQFLDAIKKNLESPMLMLA; via the coding sequence ATGCCCACCGAAATCCTGATGCCCGCCCTGTCCCCCACGATGGAGGAAGGCACCCTCGCCAAGTGGCTGGTCAAGGAAGGCGACACCGTCTCCTCCGGTGACCTGCTGGCCGAGATCGAGACCGACAAGGCCACGATGGAATTCGAGGCCGTCGATGAAGGCACCATCGGCAAGATCCTCGTCGAGGAAGGCACCGAGGGCGTGAAGGTGAACCAGCCGATCGCCGTGCTGCTCGAAGAAGGCGAGAGCGCCGACGACATCGGTGAGACCTCGTCCGAACCGAAGCCCGCCGACGAGCCGACCGGCGGCGAGGCGGCCCCCGTGGAAGAGCAGGAAGACAAGCCCGAGGCGGGCATGGGCGTTCCCGGCCCGAAGGACGGCGACGGTGCCAAGTCCTCCTCGTCCGGCGGCCCCGCGCCGAAGGACGACAAGGGCGGCCGCATCTTCGCCTCCCCCCTCGCCCGCCGCATCGCCAAGGACAAGGGCATCGAGCTGTCAGACGTGAAGGGCTCCGGTCCCAAGGGCCGCATCGTGAAGGCCGACGTCGAGAGCTTCGAGCCCTCGAAAGCCGCGCCGAAGTCCGATGAAGCGCCGAAGTCCAAGGAAGCCGCCTCCGCCGCGACCGCTCCGGCGGGAATGAGCGCCGATGCCGTCGCCAAGATGTACGAGGGCCGCGAGTACGAGGAGGTCAAGCTCGACGGCATGCGCCGCACGATCGCCAGCCGCCTCACCGAGGCCAAGCAGACGATCCCGCACTTCTACCTGCGTCGCGACATCCAGCTCGATGCGCTGCTGAAGTTCCGCTCCCAGCTGAACAAGCAGCTCGAAGCGAAGAACGTGAAGCTGTCGGTCAACGACTTCATCATCAAGGCCTGCGCGCTGGCGCTGCAGGAGGTGCCGGACGCCAACGCCGTGTGGGCGGGCGACCGCATCCTGAAGCTGAAGCCCTCCGACGTGGCCGTCGCCGTCGCGATCGAGGGCGGGCTCTTCACGCCGGTCCTGAAGGACGCGCACCAGAAGTCGCTCTCGGCGCTCTCGGCCGAGATGAAGGACCTCGCCAGCCGCGCACGGGACAAGAAGCTCGCCCCGCATGAATACCAGGGCGGCAGCTTCGCGATCTCCAACCTCGGGATGTTCGGCATCGACAACTTCGACGCGGTCATCAACCCGCCGCATGGCTCGATCCTCGCCGTCGGTGCAGGCGTCAAGAAGCCGGTCGTGGGCGAAGACGGTGAGCTGACCACCGCGACGGTGATGTCGACGACCCTGTCGGTCGATCACCGGGTGATCGACGGCGCGCTCGGGGCGCAGTTCCTCGATGCCATCAAGAAGAACCTCGAAAGCCCGATGCTGATGCTCGCCTGA
- the cysK gene encoding cysteine synthase A produces MSRTTNGRGRLYSSVVETMGDTPVIRLNRIAPDHVTIYVKAEAFNPAASVKDRLAISIIEEAEASGALAPGQTVVEATSGNTGIGLAMACAATGHPLVIVMVESFSIERRRLMRFLGAKVVLTPKGEKGIGMYRKARELAEANGWFLARQFETPANALVHRNTTAREILADFEGERLDYFVTGYGTGGTVNGVSEVLKAERPEVKIVLTEPANAALVSSGVAQERESDGGPAQSHPDWEPHPIQGWTPDFIPAVLQEALERDAYDRMVPVTGPEGIEMARALATQEGIFTGISGGSTLAAAMKMATEVDAGSVMLVMLPDTGERYLSTPLFEGIEEGMSEEEVALSMSTPGYQMP; encoded by the coding sequence ATGTCACGCACGACCAACGGACGGGGCCGGCTCTACAGTTCGGTCGTGGAGACGATGGGCGACACGCCCGTCATCCGGCTGAACCGCATCGCGCCGGATCATGTCACGATCTACGTCAAGGCGGAGGCCTTCAACCCGGCGGCCTCGGTGAAGGACCGGCTGGCGATCAGCATCATCGAGGAGGCGGAGGCCTCCGGCGCGCTGGCGCCCGGCCAGACCGTTGTCGAGGCGACGAGCGGCAACACCGGAATCGGGCTGGCCATGGCCTGCGCGGCGACCGGGCATCCTCTGGTGATCGTCATGGTCGAGAGCTTCTCGATCGAGCGGCGGCGGCTGATGCGGTTCCTCGGCGCGAAGGTCGTGCTGACGCCGAAGGGCGAGAAGGGCATCGGCATGTACCGCAAGGCGCGGGAGCTGGCAGAGGCGAACGGCTGGTTCCTGGCCCGCCAGTTCGAGACGCCGGCAAATGCGCTGGTCCACCGCAACACCACCGCGCGCGAAATCCTCGCGGATTTCGAGGGCGAGCGGCTCGACTACTTCGTCACGGGCTACGGCACCGGCGGCACGGTCAACGGCGTCTCCGAGGTGTTGAAGGCGGAGCGGCCCGAGGTGAAGATCGTCCTGACGGAACCGGCAAACGCTGCGCTCGTCTCGTCCGGCGTCGCGCAGGAGCGCGAGTCGGACGGCGGCCCGGCGCAGAGCCACCCGGACTGGGAGCCGCACCCGATCCAGGGCTGGACGCCGGATTTCATCCCCGCCGTGCTGCAGGAGGCGCTCGAACGGGACGCCTACGATCGCATGGTCCCGGTGACCGGGCCGGAGGGCATCGAGATGGCCCGCGCGCTGGCGACGCAGGAGGGTATCTTCACCGGCATCTCCGGCGGCTCGACACTGGCGGCGGCGATGAAGATGGCGACCGAGGTCGACGCCGGATCGGTCATGCTGGTGATGCTGCCCGACACGGGAGAGCGCTACCTGTCGACACCGCTGTTCGAAGGGATCGAAGAGGGCATGTCGGAGGAGGAAGTCGCCCTGTCCATGTCGACACCGGGCTACCAGATGCCATGA
- the cysE gene encoding serine O-acetyltransferase: MPTAKLKPTKLDPVWERITEEAEAAVAAEPLMGGLIHATILHHKSFDSALAYRIAMKLASPEMSEQIVREIADEALAETPDLAAAARADLVAVFERDPACHRFMQPLLYFKGFQAVQAYRLGHWLWERGRRDVAYFIQMRVSEIFGVDIHPNAKIGRGIMIDHAHSIVIGETAVVGDNVSMLHSVTLGGTGKEEEDRHPKIGDGVLIGAGAKVLGNIHIGSCSRVAAGSVVLHDVPKCKTVAGVPAKIVGEAGCDQPSLSMDHLIKSGSVSP; this comes from the coding sequence ATGCCCACTGCGAAGCTGAAACCGACGAAGCTGGATCCGGTCTGGGAACGGATCACGGAAGAGGCCGAGGCCGCCGTCGCGGCTGAGCCGCTGATGGGCGGGCTGATTCATGCCACCATCCTGCACCACAAGAGCTTCGACAGCGCGCTCGCCTACCGGATCGCGATGAAGCTGGCGAGCCCGGAGATGTCCGAGCAGATCGTGCGCGAGATCGCCGATGAGGCGCTGGCCGAGACGCCCGACCTGGCCGCCGCCGCGCGGGCCGATCTCGTCGCGGTGTTCGAACGCGATCCCGCCTGCCACCGGTTCATGCAGCCGCTGCTCTATTTCAAGGGCTTCCAGGCTGTGCAGGCCTACCGCCTCGGCCATTGGCTTTGGGAGCGGGGGCGGCGCGACGTGGCCTACTTCATCCAGATGCGCGTGTCCGAGATCTTTGGCGTCGACATCCATCCGAACGCGAAGATCGGGCGCGGGATCATGATCGACCATGCCCACTCCATAGTGATCGGCGAGACGGCGGTGGTGGGCGACAACGTCTCCATGCTGCATTCCGTGACGCTCGGCGGGACGGGCAAGGAAGAAGAGGACCGCCACCCCAAGATCGGCGACGGCGTTCTGATCGGTGCCGGGGCGAAGGTGCTCGGCAATATTCACATCGGCAGCTGCAGCCGCGTCGCTGCGGGCTCTGTCGTTCTGCACGATGTGCCGAAGTGCAAGACGGTCGCCGGCGTTCCGGCGAAGATCGTTGGCGAGGCGGGCTGCGATCAGCCCTCGCTGTCGATGGATCACCTCATCAAGTCCGGCTCCGTCAGCCCCTGA
- a CDS encoding baseplate multidomain protein megatron yields the protein MATIVLGAAGMAVGGSLGGTVLGLSGATWGRAVGATAGRMLDTRVLGQGSETVETARVDRFRLTGASEGAPVGRVYGRARVAGQVIWASRFREQDSSTTTGGGGKGAPRQPEVTTVDYSYSVSLAVAVCEGEITSIGRIWADGREVPAHMLDMRVYKGSEDQLPDPNIEAVEGAGRAPAYRGIAYVLFEELALGQFGNRVPSFSFEVSRPAGPEDASDIDPPDIARAIRGVAMMPGSGEYALATDPVTVNAGFGRSRLPNVNTSSGEADFVTSFRALADELPNCGSVSLIVSWFGDDLRCGTCRLRPMVEHHDEDGDMPWTVSALDRASAEVVPYVEGAPVCGGTPTDQSVIQSIRHMKDAGQSIVFYPFILMDQLARNSLPDPWTGEIGQPALPWRGRITLSAAPGQAGSPDRTATAAAEVAAFFGTAAPGDFEPGTDTVAYTGPAEWSYRRFILHYAHLCALAGGVDAFCIGSEMRGLTQIRDAAGFPAVDALRQLAADVRTILGSEVKIGYAADWSEYHGYQPDGTGDKYFNIDPLWADSNVDFVGIDNYMPLADWRDGSGHADAHWGSIYNLDYLRANVAGGEGFDWYYASDAHRDAQIRTPITDFYGEPFTWRYKDLAGWWDNYHHDRIDGERAPEPSAWEPGMKPIWFTEFGCGAVDKGANQPNKFVDPKSSESALPYYSNGYRDAFMQMQYLRALIGYYSDPANNPVSIYTGKRMLDMDRAHAWSWDARPWPAFPGRTDVWSDGANHEFGHWLTGRTAHRPLAQVVEALCREAGVQGVDTKELYGLVRGYTLGQVGTIRAALQPLMLAHGFDAMEREGRLVFRTRDGEADGTVTTETLALLPDQPELIERTREGEAEMTGRVRIGFIESGGNYAAACAEAIHPRDSSRAVSGTDLDMAMTRGEGQALAERMLAEARVARDHLRFALPPSGRAFGPGDVVRVEDNGKATGLYRIDRAEDGLERTVEAVRVEPEIYRARDPGSALRSLPPPAVPLPVEGLFLDLPLIRGDEVPHAPWFASVADPWPGPVALYQSAGGGDFTLDQVVPRPAVVGVTDTVLESARPGIWDRGPALRVTVLQGALASVSEAEVLAGANLAAIGDGTPDGWELFQFAHATLVAPGVWDLTLRLRGQGGSDGIMPASWPAGSLFVLMTSRVRQVGLPLSARETGRTLRWGPADRPLDHPSYREAVHAFAGNGLRPYPVCHFRRRPEGSGLRLSWVRRTRIDGDGWAGPDVPLGDEREAYSVTLAVEGATVRSLEVTSPHYDWDAAAMLADGAAPGLEVALTVAQVSDRFGPGPARTWYFTV from the coding sequence ATGGCCACGATCGTACTCGGCGCGGCGGGCATGGCCGTGGGCGGCAGCCTCGGCGGCACGGTCCTCGGACTGTCCGGCGCCACGTGGGGCCGGGCCGTCGGCGCGACGGCGGGACGTATGCTCGACACCCGCGTCCTCGGCCAGGGCAGCGAGACGGTGGAGACGGCGCGCGTCGACCGCTTCCGCCTGACCGGTGCGAGCGAGGGGGCCCCCGTGGGCCGCGTCTACGGACGGGCGCGCGTCGCGGGCCAGGTCATCTGGGCGAGCCGGTTCCGCGAGCAGGACAGCAGCACGACCACGGGCGGCGGCGGCAAGGGCGCGCCGCGCCAGCCCGAGGTGACGACGGTCGATTACAGTTACAGCGTCAGCCTTGCCGTGGCGGTCTGCGAGGGCGAGATCACGAGCATCGGCCGCATCTGGGCCGACGGCCGCGAGGTCCCGGCGCACATGCTCGACATGCGCGTCTACAAGGGGAGCGAGGACCAGCTCCCCGATCCGAATATCGAGGCGGTGGAGGGTGCGGGACGGGCGCCCGCCTACCGGGGGATCGCCTATGTGCTGTTCGAGGAGCTCGCCCTCGGCCAGTTCGGCAACCGGGTGCCGTCCTTCTCGTTCGAAGTGTCGCGCCCGGCGGGACCCGAGGACGCCTCCGACATCGATCCGCCGGACATCGCCCGCGCGATCCGGGGTGTGGCGATGATGCCGGGCTCCGGCGAATATGCGCTGGCCACTGACCCGGTCACCGTAAACGCGGGCTTCGGTCGGTCACGGCTGCCGAACGTCAACACGAGCTCCGGCGAAGCGGATTTCGTGACCTCTTTCAGGGCGTTGGCGGACGAACTGCCGAACTGTGGATCGGTGTCGCTCATCGTCTCGTGGTTTGGCGACGACCTGCGGTGCGGCACCTGTCGTCTGCGCCCGATGGTGGAACATCACGACGAGGACGGCGACATGCCCTGGACGGTCAGCGCGCTCGACCGGGCGAGTGCGGAAGTCGTGCCATATGTCGAGGGTGCGCCTGTCTGTGGCGGCACACCGACCGATCAGTCGGTGATCCAGTCAATCCGGCACATGAAGGACGCCGGGCAATCCATTGTTTTCTATCCGTTCATCCTGATGGACCAGCTTGCGAGAAACAGCCTGCCTGACCCCTGGACGGGCGAGATCGGCCAGCCGGCGCTGCCGTGGCGGGGTCGGATCACGCTCTCTGCCGCGCCGGGACAGGCGGGATCACCCGATCGGACAGCGACCGCCGCCGCCGAGGTCGCGGCCTTCTTCGGGACCGCCGCGCCGGGAGACTTCGAGCCCGGCACCGACACCGTCGCCTACACGGGCCCGGCGGAATGGTCCTATCGCCGGTTCATCCTGCACTACGCCCATCTCTGCGCGCTTGCGGGCGGGGTCGATGCCTTCTGCATCGGCTCCGAGATGCGCGGCCTGACGCAAATCCGCGATGCGGCAGGCTTCCCGGCCGTCGATGCGCTGCGGCAGCTCGCGGCGGACGTCAGGACGATCCTCGGGTCGGAGGTCAAGATCGGCTATGCCGCCGACTGGTCCGAATATCACGGCTATCAACCCGATGGGACCGGCGACAAGTACTTCAACATCGACCCGCTATGGGCTGATTCCAATGTGGATTTCGTCGGGATCGACAATTACATGCCGCTCGCCGACTGGCGCGACGGCAGCGGCCACGCCGATGCGCACTGGGGGTCGATCTACAACCTCGATTACCTGCGGGCGAACGTCGCCGGGGGCGAAGGGTTCGACTGGTATTATGCTTCGGACGCCCACCGCGACGCGCAGATCCGCACCCCGATCACCGACTTCTATGGTGAGCCCTTCACGTGGCGCTACAAGGACCTCGCCGGCTGGTGGGACAACTATCACCACGACCGGATCGACGGCGAACGCGCGCCGGAGCCGAGCGCGTGGGAGCCGGGCATGAAGCCGATCTGGTTCACCGAGTTCGGCTGCGGCGCGGTCGACAAGGGCGCAAACCAGCCGAACAAGTTCGTGGATCCCAAAAGTTCCGAGTCGGCTTTGCCATATTATTCAAACGGCTACCGTGACGCGTTCATGCAGATGCAGTACCTGCGGGCGCTGATCGGCTACTATTCCGACCCCGCGAACAACCCGGTCTCGATCTACACCGGCAAGCGGATGCTCGACATGGACCGGGCGCATGCCTGGTCTTGGGACGCGCGGCCCTGGCCGGCCTTTCCCGGTCGCACCGACGTCTGGTCGGACGGTGCGAACCACGAGTTCGGCCACTGGCTGACCGGGCGCACAGCGCACCGGCCGCTGGCGCAGGTCGTCGAGGCGCTCTGCCGTGAGGCTGGGGTTCAAGGGGTTGATACGAAAGAGCTCTACGGTCTCGTCCGGGGCTATACGCTCGGACAGGTCGGCACGATCCGTGCCGCGCTCCAGCCGCTGATGCTCGCCCACGGGTTCGATGCGATGGAGCGGGAGGGGCGGCTGGTGTTCCGCACGCGGGACGGAGAGGCCGACGGCACGGTCACGACGGAGACGCTGGCCCTGCTGCCCGACCAGCCGGAACTGATCGAGCGCACCCGCGAGGGAGAGGCGGAGATGACTGGCCGGGTTCGGATCGGCTTCATCGAAAGCGGCGGAAACTACGCCGCCGCCTGCGCCGAAGCGATCCACCCCCGCGACAGCTCGCGCGCGGTGTCGGGCACCGACCTCGACATGGCGATGACCCGTGGCGAGGGTCAGGCGCTGGCGGAGCGGATGCTGGCCGAGGCGCGGGTTGCGCGCGACCACCTCCGCTTCGCGTTGCCGCCCTCGGGACGGGCGTTCGGCCCCGGCGATGTCGTGCGCGTGGAGGACAACGGAAAGGCGACCGGCCTCTACCGCATCGACCGGGCCGAGGACGGGCTCGAGCGGACGGTCGAGGCGGTGCGGGTCGAGCCCGAAATCTACCGCGCGCGCGATCCGGGCTCCGCATTGCGCAGTCTGCCGCCGCCCGCCGTGCCGCTGCCGGTCGAGGGGCTGTTCCTCGACCTGCCGCTGATCCGTGGCGATGAGGTGCCTCATGCGCCGTGGTTTGCGTCGGTGGCCGATCCGTGGCCCGGGCCGGTCGCGCTTTACCAGTCGGCGGGTGGCGGGGACTTCACGCTCGACCAGGTGGTCCCGCGACCCGCCGTCGTCGGGGTGACCGATACGGTGCTGGAATCCGCGCGACCGGGCATCTGGGACAGGGGACCGGCGCTGCGCGTGACGGTGCTTCAGGGCGCGCTGGCGTCCGTGTCGGAGGCGGAAGTGTTGGCTGGTGCGAACCTCGCCGCGATCGGGGACGGCACCCCCGACGGGTGGGAGCTGTTTCAGTTCGCCCATGCCACGCTCGTCGCGCCCGGTGTCTGGGACCTGACCCTGCGATTGCGCGGGCAGGGCGGCAGCGACGGGATCATGCCCGCCAGCTGGCCGGCGGGGAGCCTGTTCGTTCTGATGACGTCGCGCGTCCGGCAAGTCGGACTGCCGCTCTCGGCGCGTGAGACCGGGCGGACGTTGCGATGGGGGCCGGCGGACCGGCCGCTTGATCACCCGAGCTATCGCGAGGCGGTACATGCTTTCGCCGGCAACGGGCTGCGACCCTACCCGGTGTGCCACTTCCGACGCCGACCCGAGGGCAGCGGGCTGCGCCTGTCATGGGTGCGGCGCACGCGGATCGACGGCGACGGCTGGGCGGGACCGGACGTGCCGCTGGGGGATGAGCGGGAGGCATACAGCGTCACGCTCGCCGTCGAGGGAGCGACGGTCCGGAGCCTCGAGGTGACCTCACCGCACTACGACTGGGACGCGGCGGCGATGCTGGCGGATGGCGCGGCGCCGGGACTGGAGGTCGCGCTTACCGTGGCGCAGGTGTCCGACCGGTTCGGGCCGGGGCCGGCGCGGACCTGGTATTTCACCGTTTGA
- a CDS encoding NlpC/P60 family protein, which produces MTDIVAIARGWIGTPYLHQGSTRGAGTDCLGLIRGIWREAFGAEPEPVPAYTADWTAPQGEELLWRAAGRHLDARPLEIAAPGDVLLFRMRNGAEARHLGIQSEVGATARFIHAYSGHGVVESHLSAPWERRIVARFAFRTGS; this is translated from the coding sequence ATGACCGACATCGTCGCGATCGCGCGGGGCTGGATCGGCACGCCCTACCTCCACCAGGGCTCGACGCGCGGCGCCGGGACCGATTGCCTCGGCCTGATCCGCGGCATCTGGCGCGAGGCGTTCGGCGCAGAGCCTGAACCTGTGCCCGCCTACACTGCCGACTGGACCGCACCGCAGGGCGAGGAGCTTCTTTGGCGGGCCGCCGGACGGCACCTCGACGCCCGGCCGCTGGAGATCGCCGCACCGGGCGACGTTCTGCTGTTCCGGATGCGCAACGGGGCGGAAGCGCGTCACCTCGGCATACAGTCCGAGGTCGGGGCGACCGCACGGTTCATCCACGCCTACAGCGGGCACGGCGTGGTCGAGAGCCACCTGTCCGCGCCGTGGGAGCGGCGCATCGTCGCCCGTTTTGCGTTTCGCACAGGGAGTTAG
- a CDS encoding DUF2163 domain-containing protein: MTLASHLVTGLTTVCRCWSVLRADGVLFGFTDHDRPVSFDGMTFRADTGLTARQTVRTTGLSVDNSEALGVLSDDAVTESDIEAGRFDGAEVTGWLVNWRAPAERQVTFRGHIGDIRRGGGAFHAELRGLAEALNHPVGRSFQPTCDAVLGDRACGLDLSPLSDTDTVAEVFENRVIRLADTGRPPGWYALGRLAVLSGAAAGLSAVVKDDAIEGTERVLGLWEPLRATLTLGDTVRVEPGCDKSDATCRTKFSNFINFRGFPHVPGEDWLAAVPRLDGTNDGGRRT; the protein is encoded by the coding sequence GTGACCCTTGCCTCTCACCTCGTCACCGGCCTCACCACGGTCTGTCGCTGCTGGTCCGTACTTCGTGCTGACGGTGTGCTGTTCGGCTTCACCGACCACGACCGCCCGGTCTCTTTCGACGGCATGACGTTCCGGGCCGACACCGGCCTGACGGCCCGGCAGACCGTGCGGACGACCGGGCTGTCGGTCGACAATTCCGAAGCGCTCGGCGTGCTGTCGGACGACGCGGTGACCGAGTCCGACATCGAGGCCGGCCGCTTCGACGGGGCAGAGGTGACGGGCTGGCTCGTCAACTGGCGCGCGCCGGCAGAGCGGCAGGTGACCTTTCGCGGCCATATCGGCGACATCCGGCGCGGCGGCGGCGCGTTTCACGCAGAGCTGCGTGGGCTGGCCGAGGCGCTGAACCACCCCGTCGGCCGGTCGTTCCAGCCGACCTGCGACGCGGTGCTCGGCGACCGGGCTTGCGGGCTGGACCTCTCGCCGCTTAGCGACACGGACACGGTGGCCGAGGTTTTTGAAAACAGGGTGATCCGCCTCGCAGACACCGGGCGTCCGCCGGGATGGTATGCGCTCGGTCGGCTCGCCGTCCTGAGCGGCGCTGCGGCGGGATTGAGCGCGGTCGTCAAGGACGACGCGATCGAGGGCACGGAGCGGGTACTTGGCCTGTGGGAGCCTCTGCGCGCCACGCTGACCCTTGGTGATACCGTGCGGGTCGAGCCGGGCTGCGACAAATCGGACGCGACCTGTCGGACGAAATTCAGCAATTTCATAAATTTCCGCGGCTTTCCTCATGTGCCGGGCGAAGATTGGCTGGCCGCCGTGCCGCGCCTCGACGGCACCAACGACGGGGGGCGCCGGACATGA
- a CDS encoding DUF2460 domain-containing protein: protein MTFHDVRFPTSLSFGALGGPERRTEIVTLANGAEERNSPWAHSRRRYDAGLGLRSLDDLEALVAFFEARHGQLHAFRWKDWGDYRSCLASGDVSDTDQLLGIGDEVTAAFQLVKRYGSGPSFYERPVKKPVGGTVIVALDGVPQVEGAAWSVDISTGIVTFDHPPDVGVEVTAGFEFDVPVRFDIDRILTSVASFQAGDAPDVPVVEVRL, encoded by the coding sequence ATGACATTCCACGACGTGCGTTTCCCGACGTCGCTCAGCTTCGGGGCTCTCGGCGGTCCGGAGCGGCGGACCGAGATCGTGACCCTCGCCAACGGCGCGGAGGAGCGCAACAGCCCCTGGGCGCATTCGCGGCGCCGGTACGACGCGGGGCTCGGCCTGCGCTCCCTCGACGACCTCGAGGCGCTCGTCGCCTTTTTCGAGGCCCGCCACGGCCAGTTGCACGCCTTTCGGTGGAAGGACTGGGGCGACTACCGCTCCTGCCTCGCCTCCGGCGACGTGTCCGATACCGATCAGCTGCTCGGCATCGGCGACGAGGTGACCGCCGCGTTCCAGCTGGTGAAGCGCTACGGCTCGGGACCGAGCTTCTACGAACGCCCGGTGAAGAAGCCGGTCGGCGGCACGGTGATCGTCGCGCTGGACGGGGTGCCGCAGGTCGAGGGGGCGGCGTGGTCGGTCGACATCTCCACCGGCATCGTCACGTTCGACCATCCGCCCGACGTCGGCGTCGAGGTGACGGCCGGGTTCGAATTCGACGTGCCGGTGCGCTTCGACATCGACCGCATCCTGACGTCCGTCGCGAGCTTCCAGGCCGGCGACGCACCGGATGTGCCGGTCGTGGAGGTGCGGCTGTGA
- a CDS encoding phage tail tape measure protein: protein MSDDRFDAFEADLAALDGTLARSGEMTAVFTAELDRMQRGMSDTTRDMGNLSRAFSGSIRRAFEGVVFDGQRLSDTLATLKDRMSAAAYRAAVTPVTDQLGGMLSGGLNALVSGLMPFGQGGSFSQGRVMPFASGGVASGPVTFPMRRGTGLMGEAGPEAIMPLARGADGKLGVRTSGAPAPVHVTMNITTPDAASFERSRTQVAARLSRALAQGNRNR from the coding sequence ATGAGTGACGACAGGTTCGACGCGTTCGAGGCGGATCTCGCCGCGCTCGACGGAACGCTTGCCCGCAGCGGCGAGATGACGGCGGTCTTCACGGCGGAGCTCGACCGGATGCAGCGGGGAATGTCGGACACGACGCGCGACATGGGCAACCTGTCGCGCGCCTTCTCCGGCAGCATCCGCCGCGCGTTCGAGGGCGTGGTCTTCGATGGGCAGCGCCTGTCGGACACGCTCGCCACGCTGAAGGACCGGATGAGCGCCGCGGCCTACCGGGCCGCGGTGACGCCCGTTACGGACCAGCTCGGCGGGATGTTGTCGGGGGGGCTGAACGCGCTGGTCTCCGGGCTGATGCCGTTCGGACAGGGGGGCAGCTTCTCGCAGGGGCGGGTGATGCCCTTCGCGAGCGGCGGTGTCGCCTCGGGGCCCGTTACTTTCCCGATGCGGCGCGGCACCGGGCTGATGGGCGAGGCTGGCCCGGAGGCGATCATGCCACTCGCCCGTGGGGCCGATGGCAAGCTCGGCGTGCGCACCAGCGGTGCCCCGGCGCCGGTCCACGTCACGATGAATATCACGACGCCCGACGCGGCCTCCTTCGAGCGAAGCCGTACCCAGGTGGCCGCGCGCCTGTCGCGCGCGCTGGCGCAGGGCAACCGGAACCGCTGA